One Pirellulales bacterium DNA segment encodes these proteins:
- a CDS encoding GNAT family N-acetyltransferase encodes MAQHHFSNFSDSNSSATTLSPVASPRADSLLRPVADKNRSPAKSTIGAEKRKLTSGLLEKPLPLRATPRLPEDAVQTPPTTDRRPSLSASAGITRTRLVPRSTPTPRRPSEPVLVQPARSGDHPDIQQLLLNVFHAPSRDDFHAWSERPGYDPQQRLLVKHRDRLAAHTLVTDYVLQFGACELPVKQLHWLATFPSYQDRGFATALVRAAESRMRAEQTPLGVLRTKIPHFFARQGWAVCGRHSVSHGRAREVLARLSALPAGRLFPLSIRYWRHVELPALMRIYAQNLPQAYGAVVRGEEDWRWLISRKAFDHILVAIHGRDRMDLEDTRAPLTGYAIMRGQRVVELVTDPAYPTTAEQLLARACGEMIENDRQELAVEAAPGCEVHGYIADSGGQFNQSEADGGEALMVKILDFASLIARLGPEILSRAQAAGIKGPCELGFHFEGQKGQLVLNRKSVQWIPGKLGRAYLQLKTAELTRLLLGHGCVREAHAAGRISATTNAALQLAQTLFPPVPWWRPSWDELGA; translated from the coding sequence ATGGCGCAACACCATTTTTCGAATTTTTCGGATTCGAACTCCTCGGCCACAACACTTTCCCCCGTCGCAAGCCCCCGTGCCGATTCTCTTTTACGGCCAGTCGCCGACAAAAACCGTTCCCCCGCAAAAAGCACCATCGGGGCTGAAAAACGGAAATTAACCAGCGGTCTACTAGAAAAACCCTTGCCCCTCCGGGCAACCCCCCGCCTCCCGGAAGATGCCGTCCAAACGCCTCCCACCACGGATCGGCGTCCCTCGCTTTCGGCTTCCGCGGGGATTACCCGCACTCGCTTGGTTCCCCGTTCCACGCCAACTCCCCGGCGTCCCAGCGAACCGGTCCTTGTCCAACCGGCCCGTTCCGGCGATCATCCCGATATTCAGCAACTGCTGCTGAATGTGTTTCATGCCCCGTCGCGGGACGACTTTCACGCCTGGAGCGAGCGTCCCGGCTACGACCCGCAGCAACGCTTGCTGGTTAAGCACCGCGATCGCTTAGCCGCCCATACCTTGGTGACGGACTACGTTTTGCAGTTTGGAGCTTGCGAGTTGCCCGTCAAACAACTCCATTGGCTGGCCACGTTTCCCAGTTATCAGGATCGGGGATTTGCCACGGCCCTGGTCCGCGCGGCGGAATCCCGCATGCGCGCCGAACAGACCCCGCTGGGCGTCCTTCGCACCAAAATCCCCCATTTTTTTGCCCGCCAAGGTTGGGCGGTATGCGGTCGGCATTCCGTCTCCCATGGGCGGGCGCGGGAAGTATTGGCCCGGTTGTCGGCCTTGCCGGCGGGACGGCTGTTCCCTTTGTCAATTCGATATTGGCGGCATGTGGAGTTACCCGCGCTGATGCGGATCTATGCCCAGAACTTGCCCCAGGCATACGGTGCCGTGGTCCGCGGCGAGGAAGATTGGCGCTGGCTAATCAGCCGCAAGGCCTTTGATCATATTTTGGTGGCCATTCATGGGCGGGACCGGATGGATCTAGAGGACACCCGCGCCCCGCTAACCGGTTACGCCATTATGCGGGGCCAGCGAGTCGTTGAACTGGTAACCGATCCCGCCTATCCCACCACGGCCGAGCAACTATTGGCGCGGGCGTGCGGTGAAATGATCGAAAACGACCGCCAAGAATTGGCCGTGGAGGCCGCGCCTGGCTGCGAAGTCCACGGTTATATCGCCGATAGCGGCGGTCAATTTAATCAAAGCGAAGCGGACGGCGGCGAAGCCCTCATGGTAAAAATTCTGGATTTTGCCTCCTTGATCGCCCGCCTAGGCCCAGAAATCCTCTCCCGCGCGCAAGCCGCGGGGATCAAGGGACCATGTGAATTGGGCTTTCACTTTGAAGGCCAAAAAGGCCAATTAGTCCTGAATCGTAAATCGGTGCAATGGATCCCCGGCAAGTTGGGCCGCGCTTACCTACAGTTAAAAACGGCGGAATTGACCCGCTTGTTATTGGGGCATGGCTGTGTGCGAGAGGCCCACGCCGCAGGGCGCATATCGGCCACGACCAACGCCGCCCTGCAACTGGCCCAAACGCTGTTCCCGCCGGTCCCCTGGTGGCGACCCAGTTGGGATGAACTGGGTGCGTAA